A genomic window from Nitrospirota bacterium includes:
- the queE gene encoding 7-carboxy-7-deazaguanine synthase QueE, translated as MRITEIFHSIQGESTFVGLPCVFVRVTGCPLRCTWCDTTYAFYDGQEMSVEQIVERVERYDCRLVEITGGEPLHHPEALELTTRLLDAGYAVLVETSGAVDIAPLDPRAVVIMDLKCPGSGMADRNLWSNLDRLKPSDQIKFVVKDRADYQWARDVLARTGLHERHAVLLSPVFGELDPKALAAWVLEDRLPIRLQLQLHKLIWDPAARGV; from the coding sequence ATGCGTATCACGGAAATCTTTCACAGCATTCAAGGCGAGTCCACCTTCGTCGGACTGCCGTGTGTCTTTGTCCGCGTCACGGGGTGCCCGTTGCGGTGCACGTGGTGCGACACGACGTACGCGTTTTACGACGGCCAGGAGATGAGCGTCGAGCAGATCGTCGAGCGGGTGGAACGCTACGACTGTCGTCTCGTCGAAATTACGGGCGGCGAACCGCTCCATCATCCCGAGGCCTTGGAGCTGACCACCCGGTTGCTGGATGCGGGCTACGCGGTGTTGGTGGAGACCAGCGGTGCGGTCGATATTGCACCCCTCGACCCGCGCGCCGTGGTCATCATGGACCTGAAGTGTCCGGGGAGCGGCATGGCGGATCGCAACCTGTGGAGCAATCTCGACCGCCTGAAACCGAGCGATCAGATCAAATTCGTCGTCAAAGACCGCGCGGACTACCAGTGGGCGCGGGACGTGCTCGCACGGACAGGACTCCACGAACGCCACGCGGTCTTGTTGTCGCCCGTGTTCGGGGAGCTTGATCCCAAAGCCCTGGCGGCATGGGTCCTCGAAGACCGACTCCCGATTCGTCTTCAACTCCAACTCCACAAATTGATCTGGGATCCTGCCGCACGCGGCGTCTAA